From a region of the Pseudoclavibacter endophyticus genome:
- a CDS encoding PucR family transcriptional regulator produces MKWLDKLRPTGEPWSLQELMAVSASSPRLLVEAIEVLGMQPVAWVVETSAEINAAVDERERRRGFPTSQTGRSKRATERAFLMLLMSMRGGGSSYLSDGLPDELRSIVRADVRHGIALEVLMNRVWTVHSVAKETLTESVRAEVSPEELIDVLAAINEAAFDFANVFVRLVAASYEEEQRAWRRRRSGEQREIVERVIAGHEPPEACDATLPVLWGGLHLCGVAWLDETGHSEYIERELADFGARAAGLLDAVGVFVHESQGLTHFWWNFDAAAPWPDAGSLEHLERPPGVRLAVGSAGRGVDGFRESYHAAEQTATLRHWPTPYDVVIADDVAHLTMLLADPDAAWRFVRRELRALAGAETRIAEIRETVRLYLSGGNSRIAVAKALHLAPNTIAYRVGQAGELLGRSVGDRPTQVLLALQLVDLVPSLLAERPERLPASHPPARTNQRQHVPVDRLPLEAVLRGAGTGAGSLVGQRAANFAP; encoded by the coding sequence ATGAAGTGGCTTGACAAGCTTCGACCAACGGGAGAGCCGTGGTCGCTCCAAGAGCTGATGGCGGTGAGTGCGAGCAGTCCGAGGCTGCTCGTGGAAGCGATCGAGGTGCTGGGCATGCAACCGGTCGCGTGGGTCGTCGAGACGAGCGCAGAGATCAACGCGGCGGTTGACGAGCGGGAGCGTCGCCGCGGCTTCCCGACATCGCAGACGGGGCGCTCGAAGCGGGCAACGGAGCGGGCTTTTCTCATGCTGCTCATGTCGATGCGCGGCGGAGGCTCGTCGTACCTGTCGGACGGGTTGCCGGACGAACTCCGCAGCATCGTGCGCGCGGACGTGCGGCACGGCATCGCGCTCGAGGTGCTCATGAACCGCGTGTGGACGGTGCACTCGGTCGCGAAGGAGACGCTGACGGAGAGCGTGCGCGCCGAAGTGTCCCCCGAGGAGCTCATCGACGTCCTCGCCGCGATCAACGAGGCCGCCTTCGACTTCGCGAACGTGTTCGTGCGCCTCGTTGCCGCGTCCTACGAGGAGGAGCAGCGTGCGTGGCGGCGGCGTCGCTCGGGGGAGCAGCGCGAGATCGTCGAGCGCGTCATCGCCGGCCACGAACCGCCAGAGGCGTGCGACGCGACGCTGCCCGTCCTCTGGGGCGGCCTGCACCTGTGCGGTGTCGCATGGCTGGACGAGACCGGACACAGCGAGTACATCGAACGCGAACTCGCAGACTTTGGGGCGAGGGCCGCGGGCCTCCTCGACGCGGTCGGCGTGTTCGTGCACGAGAGCCAAGGGCTGACCCACTTCTGGTGGAACTTCGACGCGGCGGCGCCGTGGCCGGATGCCGGATCGCTCGAGCACCTCGAGCGTCCGCCCGGAGTTCGCCTCGCAGTCGGGAGCGCCGGTCGCGGCGTCGACGGCTTCCGGGAGAGTTACCACGCGGCCGAGCAGACGGCGACGCTGAGGCATTGGCCGACGCCATACGACGTCGTGATCGCCGACGATGTCGCTCATCTCACGATGCTGCTCGCCGATCCGGACGCCGCTTGGAGGTTCGTGCGGCGCGAGCTCAGAGCGCTCGCGGGCGCCGAGACCCGGATCGCCGAGATCCGCGAGACGGTACGGCTTTACCTGTCCGGCGGCAACAGCCGGATCGCCGTCGCAAAGGCACTGCACCTCGCCCCCAACACGATCGCCTACCGCGTCGGCCAGGCGGGCGAGCTCCTCGGACGCAGTGTCGGCGACCGCCCGACCCAGGTGCTGCTGGCTCTTCAGCTCGTCGACCTCGTGCCGTCGCTCCTTGCAGAACGGCCCGAGCGGCTCCCCGCGTCGCATCCCCCGGCGCGGACGAACCAGCGCCAGCACGTGCCGGTCGACCGGTTGCCCCTCGAAGCGGTCCTTCGGGGTGCAGGAACCGGGGCCGGCAGCCTCGTCGGGCAGCGGGCAGCGAATTTCGCACCCTGA
- the ligM gene encoding vanillate/3-O-methylgallate O-demethylase, translated as MPKNLEEAIANAGDAQKLLRDSPTPPAVVPRVVPEFTNWRDEQRAWRTSAVLYDQSHHMADLNIKGPDALKLISDTGINSVEKFPVDMAKQYVAVNHDGYVIGDNILFHLEEDEYQAVGIPPSINWLHFHAETGGYDVEVWRDDNSLYRKGDPRVYRYQVQGPGALDIIEDATGQPAPKLKFFHMTRFTIGGKEVRALRHGMAGEPGFELWGPWEDNEAVHGALLESGAKFGMKQVGGRAYHTNALESGWLPRPLPAIYTGEKLTAYREWLDDKAYETNAPLGGSFESENIEDYYVTPFDLDYGRIIKFDHDFIGREALEKMGEDGTSTKHRKVTLVWNQEDAGNAVASSLFTEAGQGAKFFNLPMSLYDTFHVDRVELDGKLVGRSTWTGYSANERTILSLAVVDADLKDGDVVEVVWGESKPTKKAQVEAHKQVKIRATVQPAPLTEEARTSYRAD; from the coding sequence GTGCCAAAGAACCTCGAAGAGGCGATCGCCAACGCCGGCGACGCTCAGAAGCTGCTTCGCGACTCGCCCACTCCGCCCGCGGTTGTTCCGCGCGTGGTGCCCGAGTTCACGAACTGGCGCGACGAGCAGCGCGCATGGCGCACCAGCGCCGTGCTGTACGACCAGTCGCACCACATGGCCGACCTCAACATCAAGGGCCCCGACGCCCTGAAGCTCATCAGCGACACGGGCATCAACAGCGTCGAGAAGTTCCCCGTCGACATGGCCAAGCAGTACGTGGCCGTGAACCACGACGGCTACGTCATCGGCGACAACATCCTCTTCCACCTGGAGGAGGACGAGTACCAGGCCGTCGGCATCCCGCCGTCGATCAACTGGCTCCACTTCCACGCCGAGACCGGCGGCTACGACGTCGAGGTCTGGCGCGACGACAACTCGCTCTACCGCAAGGGCGACCCGCGCGTCTACCGCTACCAGGTGCAGGGCCCCGGCGCCCTCGACATCATCGAGGACGCGACCGGCCAGCCCGCGCCGAAGCTCAAGTTCTTCCACATGACGCGCTTCACCATCGGTGGCAAAGAGGTTCGCGCCCTTCGCCACGGCATGGCGGGCGAGCCCGGCTTCGAGCTGTGGGGTCCGTGGGAAGACAACGAGGCCGTGCACGGAGCGCTGCTCGAGTCGGGCGCCAAGTTCGGCATGAAGCAGGTCGGTGGCCGCGCTTACCACACCAACGCGCTCGAGTCGGGCTGGCTCCCCCGCCCGCTGCCCGCGATCTACACCGGCGAGAAGCTCACGGCGTACCGCGAGTGGCTCGACGACAAGGCCTACGAGACGAACGCTCCCCTCGGTGGCAGCTTCGAGTCGGAGAACATCGAGGACTACTACGTCACGCCGTTCGACCTCGACTACGGCCGCATCATCAAGTTCGACCACGACTTCATCGGGCGTGAGGCGCTCGAGAAGATGGGCGAGGACGGCACGTCGACGAAGCACCGCAAGGTCACCCTCGTGTGGAACCAGGAGGACGCGGGCAACGCCGTCGCCTCGTCGCTCTTCACCGAGGCCGGTCAGGGCGCGAAGTTCTTCAACCTGCCCATGTCGCTCTACGACACGTTCCACGTGGACCGCGTCGAGCTCGACGGGAAGCTCGTCGGCCGCTCGACCTGGACCGGCTACTCGGCCAACGAGCGCACCATCCTTTCGCTCGCGGTCGTCGACGCCGACCTCAAGGACGGCGACGTCGTCGAGGTCGTCTGGGGCGAGTCGAAGCCCACGAAGAAGGCTCAGGTCGAGGCCCACAAGCAGGTCAAGATCCGCGCAACGGTGCAGCCCGCGCCGCTGACGGAAGAGGCCCGCACCTCATACCGCGCCGACTAG
- a CDS encoding LysR family transcriptional regulator, translating into MGNAPFTLRQLEYFEAVASEGSLTAASVRCRVTPSALTLAIDDLERHLRVQLLVRRKGRGVTLTRAGSRLLQRARDVLGSVDALATEASREISSVSGRFVVGCFTTLTPFVVPAIVGRFQRIHPEVEVEIAAATADVLYDQLMQARVDVAFLYSVDVPSSLAFDPVLQLRPHVIVSSTHPLADRQSVSLHELQDDPLILLDVPPTRQNTRGLFDRLGFEPRVAHTSSNFETVRCLVAYGLGYAVEFQRPATAQTYAGAEVRTLGISDDLPVTVLGLARPHGAAETARYDALKAFIRRGEIGGEPIVA; encoded by the coding sequence ATGGGAAACGCGCCGTTCACACTTCGCCAGCTCGAGTACTTCGAAGCGGTCGCGAGCGAGGGCTCGCTCACCGCAGCATCCGTGCGGTGCCGCGTCACGCCCTCGGCCCTGACCCTGGCGATCGACGACCTCGAGCGGCACCTGCGCGTGCAACTGCTCGTGCGCAGGAAGGGCCGCGGCGTCACGCTGACCCGCGCCGGGAGCCGGCTGCTGCAGCGAGCGCGCGACGTGCTCGGCAGCGTGGACGCGCTGGCGACCGAAGCGTCACGCGAGATCAGCTCCGTCTCGGGCCGCTTCGTGGTCGGATGCTTCACGACGCTGACGCCATTCGTGGTTCCGGCGATCGTGGGTCGCTTTCAGCGCATCCATCCCGAGGTCGAGGTCGAGATCGCCGCCGCCACGGCCGACGTGCTCTATGACCAGCTCATGCAGGCGCGCGTGGACGTCGCGTTCCTCTACAGCGTCGACGTGCCGAGCTCGCTCGCCTTCGACCCGGTGCTGCAGCTTCGGCCGCATGTCATCGTGTCATCGACGCACCCGCTCGCCGACCGCCAATCCGTGTCGCTCCACGAACTCCAGGACGATCCGCTGATCCTGCTGGATGTGCCCCCGACGAGGCAGAACACGCGCGGGCTTTTCGACCGCCTCGGCTTCGAGCCGCGCGTGGCGCATACGTCGAGCAACTTCGAGACCGTGCGCTGTCTCGTCGCGTACGGCCTCGGCTACGCCGTCGAGTTCCAGCGGCCCGCCACGGCGCAGACGTACGCGGGGGCGGAGGTGCGCACGCTCGGGATTAGCGACGATTTGCCCGTCACGGTCCTCGGTCTCGCCCGGCCGCACGGTGCGGCCGAGACCGCTCGCTACGACGCGCTGAAGGCGTTCATCCGTCGGGGCGAGATCGGTGGCGAGCCCATCGTCGCGTGA
- a CDS encoding DUF4333 domain-containing protein produces the protein MSSGFGSTGGGFGTPGGPGGPGSPGQPARPGGQGAPGGSFGAPGGQGAPGFGRPGGPGSGPGPQGSGFGRPGGAGAPGGPGGSFGGPGGPGAPGFGAPGGPGGGFGGQGGSFGGPSAPGFGRPGGTGAPGPGFGGPAGGGPRPGGPMGGPAPMGAPGGPGGQGRPARRPGNALKVGLFAGLPLALVVGGLVGWLIGIAGAPGDLNPGAVQSEVTEVLRNDFGLSELEEVSCPDKIENTQGQSFQCTFDYGGQSQSVTVTISSGDGQLVVGAPAA, from the coding sequence ATGAGTTCAGGTTTCGGCAGCACGGGCGGCGGCTTCGGCACGCCAGGTGGACCAGGTGGTCCAGGTTCGCCAGGCCAGCCGGCGCGACCCGGCGGGCAGGGCGCGCCCGGCGGCAGCTTCGGCGCCCCCGGCGGCCAGGGCGCGCCTGGCTTCGGCCGCCCCGGAGGCCCGGGCAGCGGACCGGGCCCTCAGGGCAGCGGCTTCGGCCGTCCTGGTGGCGCAGGCGCCCCCGGGGGGCCGGGCGGCAGCTTCGGCGGCCCCGGCGGACCGGGCGCCCCCGGCTTCGGCGCCCCCGGCGGACCGGGCGGCGGCTTCGGCGGCCAGGGCGGCAGCTTCGGCGGACCCAGTGCCCCCGGCTTCGGTCGCCCCGGCGGGACCGGGGCCCCTGGCCCCGGCTTCGGCGGCCCGGCCGGCGGCGGCCCGCGCCCCGGCGGCCCGATGGGCGGCCCCGCCCCGATGGGCGCACCGGGTGGGCCGGGCGGACAGGGCCGCCCAGCCCGCAGGCCGGGCAACGCGCTCAAGGTCGGCCTCTTCGCGGGGTTGCCGCTGGCGCTCGTGGTCGGCGGCCTCGTCGGATGGCTGATCGGCATCGCGGGAGCCCCTGGCGACCTCAATCCGGGCGCCGTGCAGAGTGAGGTGACCGAGGTGCTGCGAAACGACTTCGGCCTCAGCGAACTCGAAGAGGTCTCGTGCCCGGACAAGATCGAGAACACCCAGGGCCAGTCGTTCCAGTGCACCTTCGACTACGGCGGTCAGTCGCAGTCGGTCACCGTCACGATCAGCTCGGGCGACGGCCAGCTCGTGGTGGGCGCGCCTGCCGCCTAG
- a CDS encoding trypsin-like serine peptidase has protein sequence MNRIFKVTGALIVAVLALSGCATAPTAEASSGGYAPYMPPGEAGSLALRDDFESSPQETHDFWSDPDLFADAEGIQYTSPDNGISGGTGDPATGAYVAPTVPSPVAESPNGYGDVPTGTLFDRNGLAGSTLGRLYIQLDGERMGVCSASVVSSKSRSIVVTAAHCLVDFDNNNAIAQSVLFVPADRNNAQEQPYGQWAAVQYYIPQYFIDNAQVSPSGSVTGSGWTMDHAFLVMEEKGGQRVQDVTGGMGIAFGVPVQNIVQVGYPTAEPYDGTDEYFCASTSWEQGWAAGYEHACDMTPGSSGGAWMAYYDNQIGAGYVAAVNSTGNATHSEGSILGQGAFDLYQQADADAA, from the coding sequence ATGAACCGCATCTTCAAGGTGACCGGTGCGCTAATCGTGGCCGTGCTCGCACTGTCGGGCTGCGCCACCGCGCCGACGGCGGAAGCGTCCTCGGGCGGGTACGCGCCGTACATGCCGCCGGGCGAAGCCGGATCGCTCGCCCTGCGCGACGACTTCGAGTCGTCACCGCAGGAAACGCACGATTTCTGGTCGGATCCCGACCTCTTCGCCGACGCCGAGGGCATCCAATACACGAGTCCCGACAACGGCATCTCGGGCGGAACGGGCGACCCCGCGACGGGCGCGTACGTCGCGCCGACCGTGCCCTCGCCCGTTGCCGAAAGCCCGAACGGGTACGGCGATGTGCCGACCGGCACCCTCTTCGACCGGAACGGGCTCGCGGGCTCGACCCTCGGCCGGCTGTATATCCAGCTCGACGGCGAGCGAATGGGCGTGTGCTCGGCCTCGGTCGTTTCGAGCAAGAGCCGCAGCATCGTCGTCACGGCCGCGCACTGCCTCGTCGACTTCGACAACAACAACGCGATCGCGCAGAGCGTGCTATTCGTTCCCGCCGACCGCAACAACGCGCAGGAGCAGCCGTACGGCCAGTGGGCCGCGGTGCAGTACTACATCCCGCAGTACTTCATCGACAACGCGCAGGTCAGCCCGAGCGGCTCGGTCACCGGCTCGGGGTGGACGATGGACCACGCGTTCCTGGTGATGGAGGAAAAGGGCGGCCAGCGCGTGCAGGACGTCACCGGCGGCATGGGCATCGCCTTCGGCGTGCCGGTGCAGAACATCGTGCAGGTCGGCTACCCGACCGCCGAGCCGTACGACGGCACCGACGAGTACTTCTGCGCGTCGACCAGCTGGGAGCAGGGCTGGGCCGCCGGATACGAGCACGCGTGCGACATGACGCCCGGGTCGTCTGGTGGCGCGTGGATGGCTTACTACGACAATCAGATCGGAGCCGGGTACGTCGCCGCCGTCAACTCGACGGGGAACGCGACGCATTCGGAGGGATCGATCCTCGGTCAGGGCGCCTTCGACCTCTACCAGCAGGCGGATGCGGACGCGGCATGA
- a CDS encoding LLM class flavin-dependent oxidoreductase, with amino-acid sequence MRGVRSVMTPVPFSVLDLAILNANDDVHSALAATLELARVADGLGYRRFWVAEHHNGESIASTSPPVLLGAIGAATTSIRIGSGGVMLPNHVPYVVAEQFALLDGLYPDRVDLGVGRAPGTDPFTAAALRRDQSRQAVDDFPSDVIELLGFFGDVREFHDPDTLKRLRVAPESETHPRVWMLGSSRYGAELAGKLGLPYAFANHFGMASDPRAAADHYRKHFEPSPLLAEPYLMMSASAVTAESREAAQRLSLPAKVMMHQIRLGRVTKVMSPEDAAVYRERVVDREVFEASPGIQYAGTAEVVLSGLEALAAETGADEIMLAGTIYDPADRVRMLRELAALRAPVPEGARDEREPVAA; translated from the coding sequence GTGCGGGGCGTTCGCTCGGTCATGACGCCGGTGCCCTTCTCTGTCCTCGACCTTGCGATCCTGAACGCGAACGATGACGTGCATTCGGCCCTTGCCGCCACGCTCGAGCTTGCCCGAGTGGCAGACGGTCTCGGCTACCGCCGGTTCTGGGTCGCGGAGCACCACAACGGCGAGAGCATCGCGTCGACGTCACCACCCGTGTTGCTGGGGGCGATCGGGGCGGCGACCACGAGCATCCGCATCGGATCAGGTGGCGTCATGCTGCCGAATCACGTGCCGTACGTCGTCGCCGAGCAGTTCGCGCTGCTCGACGGCCTCTACCCCGACCGGGTCGACCTCGGCGTGGGCCGGGCTCCGGGCACCGATCCGTTCACTGCCGCGGCGCTTCGGCGCGACCAGTCGCGTCAGGCGGTCGACGACTTCCCGAGCGACGTGATCGAGCTGCTCGGATTCTTCGGTGACGTGCGTGAGTTCCACGACCCCGACACCCTGAAGCGCCTGCGAGTGGCGCCCGAGTCCGAAACGCATCCGCGTGTGTGGATGCTCGGGTCGAGTCGGTACGGCGCGGAGCTCGCCGGGAAGCTCGGCCTGCCGTACGCGTTCGCGAATCACTTCGGCATGGCGAGCGACCCGCGTGCCGCCGCCGATCACTATCGGAAGCACTTCGAGCCCTCCCCGCTGCTCGCGGAGCCGTACCTCATGATGTCGGCGTCGGCCGTGACCGCCGAGTCGCGCGAGGCCGCCCAGCGGCTGTCGCTGCCCGCGAAGGTGATGATGCACCAGATCCGCCTCGGCCGGGTCACGAAGGTGATGTCGCCCGAGGACGCGGCCGTGTATCGCGAGCGCGTGGTCGACCGCGAGGTGTTCGAGGCGTCGCCCGGCATCCAGTACGCGGGCACGGCCGAGGTCGTGCTGTCGGGGCTCGAAGCGCTCGCGGCCGAGACCGGCGCGGACGAGATCATGCTGGCGGGCACCATCTACGACCCGGCCGATCGCGTCCGCATGCTGCGGGAGCTGGCGGCTCTGCGGGCGCCGGTGCCGGAGGGGGCGCGCGACGAGCGCGAGCCCGTCGCCGCCTGA
- a CDS encoding FMN-dependent NADH-azoreductase has product MSLFRLDASILPATSASRSLADLVEAEWTASHPNSTVTRRDLAADPVPATAWSDAVTGGTVAPEERTERQREARALASTLADELLAADALLFAVPLYNYGVSQHFKTWFDVAYTDPRIDPTGTALRGKPATLVTVLGGNYDPGTPKEGWDHSTPWLRRVLEDVWGLDLRVVQRPFTLVGVNPAMDAFADAAKELKENAEADARTYGQELAAARGAGVA; this is encoded by the coding sequence ATGTCCCTGTTCCGCCTGGACGCCAGCATCCTTCCCGCCACGTCCGCCAGCCGCTCGCTCGCCGATCTCGTCGAAGCCGAATGGACGGCATCCCACCCGAACTCGACCGTGACCAGGCGCGACCTCGCGGCCGACCCGGTGCCCGCCACGGCGTGGTCGGACGCCGTCACCGGCGGAACCGTCGCGCCCGAGGAGCGCACAGAACGACAGCGTGAGGCGCGCGCACTGGCGTCGACCCTGGCCGACGAGCTGCTCGCCGCCGACGCGCTGCTGTTCGCCGTGCCGCTGTACAACTACGGCGTCTCGCAGCACTTCAAGACCTGGTTCGACGTGGCCTACACGGATCCGCGGATCGACCCGACCGGCACGGCCCTGAGGGGAAAGCCCGCCACACTCGTGACCGTGCTCGGCGGCAACTACGACCCCGGCACGCCCAAGGAGGGATGGGACCACTCCACGCCATGGCTGCGGCGCGTCCTCGAGGACGTCTGGGGACTCGACCTACGCGTCGTGCAGCGTCCGTTCACGCTGGTCGGGGTCAATCCCGCGATGGATGCGTTCGCCGATGCTGCGAAGGAACTCAAGGAGAATGCCGAGGCCGACGCCCGCACGTACGGTCAGGAGCTGGCGGCTGCCCGCGGCGCAGGGGTTGCCTGA
- a CDS encoding winged helix-turn-helix transcriptional regulator: MADAEPTIHVCDAAVTLAFSVLGKRWNAMIVSSLGGGPATFVALRRAVSGISDTVLSDRLTELAQAGLVERTVDPGPPVTVSYALTTSGEGLLPILGQLGEWAKVNLGAQAH; the protein is encoded by the coding sequence ATGGCTGACGCCGAGCCGACGATCCACGTGTGTGACGCAGCCGTCACGCTGGCCTTCAGCGTGCTCGGAAAGCGCTGGAACGCCATGATCGTGTCCTCGCTCGGTGGCGGCCCGGCCACGTTCGTCGCCCTCCGCCGCGCGGTCTCCGGGATCAGCGATACCGTGCTGTCCGACCGCCTCACCGAACTCGCCCAGGCGGGTCTCGTCGAACGCACCGTCGATCCAGGGCCTCCCGTCACGGTGTCGTACGCGCTGACGACGTCCGGCGAGGGGCTGCTGCCGATCCTCGGCCAGCTCGGCGAGTGGGCGAAGGTGAACCTCGGGGCGCAGGCGCACTGA
- a CDS encoding DUF7059 domain-containing protein produces MISANNAAPASAPAFDDPADAPDSSDLDRLARIRDALAAAEYTVDGVERFLGADASAALHRDLLVPASLRAAEGAASEPALAALVRLFLLAEPVERSLVPAAGDLVAARFAAEADVAAGGDEDAATHLVALVDVRPYATDGGLDTWICSDLGGVQLGAQSGAGVRQPLRRDHVVGIGPATTNLAQLTPRDEIDRALDLGVGMGVQALHLLAHAKFVVATDISARALAFARVNLLLAAPALGIDPARLDERVSLRLGNLLAPVAGERFDLVVSNPPFVITPRTAGEGASDQYTYRDGGRPGDAIIEGLVRGIGDVLAPGGVAVMLGNWEVHEGDETWHTRLERWPAADVDLWVVQRERATPIEYADMWLRDAAENAELVSWREAFVAYLADFAGRSVDEVGMGMLVLRRRADDADAAGAAPLRRFEGLTHQLEQPLGERVRRTLDRVTWLRGLADDAALWDETLVVAGDISEERHSRPGDEHPSAILLRQGGGYRRTYPCSTELAGFVSVCDGDLAGGQIVAALAELLGVDAVGLGEQLAPQVRDLVELGFLEPVWV; encoded by the coding sequence GTGATCTCCGCGAACAACGCAGCGCCAGCATCCGCCCCCGCCTTCGATGACCCGGCCGATGCGCCCGACTCGAGCGACCTCGATCGCCTCGCGCGCATCCGCGACGCACTGGCCGCGGCCGAGTACACGGTCGACGGCGTCGAGCGCTTCCTCGGCGCGGACGCGTCGGCGGCACTCCATCGCGATCTGCTCGTGCCGGCCTCGTTGCGCGCGGCGGAGGGAGCGGCGAGTGAGCCGGCGCTCGCGGCCCTGGTGCGGCTGTTCCTGCTCGCCGAGCCCGTCGAGCGCAGCCTCGTACCGGCGGCCGGCGACCTCGTCGCCGCGCGATTCGCCGCCGAGGCCGACGTTGCTGCGGGCGGGGATGAGGACGCGGCGACGCACCTCGTCGCCCTCGTCGACGTGCGCCCCTACGCGACCGACGGCGGCCTCGACACCTGGATCTGCTCGGACCTCGGTGGCGTGCAGCTCGGCGCGCAGTCGGGCGCGGGCGTCCGGCAGCCGCTCCGCCGCGACCACGTCGTCGGCATCGGGCCGGCGACCACGAACCTCGCGCAACTGACGCCCCGCGACGAAATTGACCGGGCCCTCGACCTCGGCGTCGGCATGGGTGTGCAGGCGCTCCATCTGCTCGCGCACGCGAAATTCGTCGTCGCGACCGACATCTCGGCGCGCGCCCTCGCGTTCGCCCGCGTCAACCTGCTGCTCGCCGCGCCCGCGCTCGGCATCGACCCGGCGCGGCTCGACGAGCGCGTGAGCCTGCGCCTCGGCAACCTCCTCGCGCCCGTCGCCGGCGAGCGGTTCGACCTCGTGGTGTCGAACCCGCCATTCGTCATCACCCCGCGGACGGCCGGCGAAGGCGCGAGTGACCAGTACACGTACCGCGACGGCGGGAGGCCCGGTGACGCGATCATCGAGGGGCTCGTGCGCGGCATCGGCGACGTGCTCGCGCCCGGCGGCGTCGCCGTCATGCTCGGCAACTGGGAGGTGCACGAGGGTGACGAAACCTGGCACACGCGTCTTGAGCGCTGGCCGGCGGCCGACGTCGACCTCTGGGTCGTTCAGCGCGAGCGCGCCACACCGATCGAGTACGCCGACATGTGGCTGCGCGACGCGGCCGAGAACGCCGAATTGGTCTCGTGGCGCGAGGCGTTCGTGGCCTACCTCGCCGATTTCGCGGGCCGCAGCGTCGACGAGGTCGGCATGGGGATGCTCGTGTTGCGTCGGCGCGCGGATGACGCGGATGCCGCCGGCGCCGCCCCGCTGCGCCGTTTCGAAGGGCTCACGCACCAGCTCGAGCAGCCGCTGGGGGAGAGGGTGCGCCGCACGCTCGACCGGGTCACGTGGCTGCGGGGTCTCGCCGATGACGCGGCACTGTGGGACGAGACCCTCGTCGTCGCGGGAGACATCAGCGAGGAACGACACTCGCGGCCCGGGGACGAGCATCCGTCGGCCATTCTGCTGCGGCAGGGCGGGGGCTACCGGCGTACCTATCCGTGCTCGACGGAGCTGGCGGGCTTCGTCTCGGTGTGCGATGGCGACCTCGCGGGCGGGCAGATCGTCGCCGCCCTGGCAGAACTGCTTGGCGTCGACGCGGTCGGGCTCGGCGAGCAGCTCGCGCCGCAGGTGCGCGACCTCGTCGAGCTCGGGTTCCTCGAGCCCGTGTGGGTGTGA